The following are encoded together in the Adhaeribacter arboris genome:
- a CDS encoding S-adenosylmethionine:tRNA ribosyltransferase-isomerase, with the protein MTDNPKNLTIQDFRYHLPDAAIAQYPLVNRDESKLLVYHQGALSDHIFWEIPDLLPSHSLLVFNDTKVVQARLLFTKPTGGTIEIFCLEPVFPHTEMQQAMLQTGFCTWQCLVGNAKRWKSGTLQLRLPEVTLQAELQERVADAYLIKFSWQPQNLTFAEILEKVGKIPLPPYVNRTAEETDKNRYQTIYAVSAGAVAAPTAGLHFTEEVLSALTQRQIAQVKVTLHVGAGTFKPVKASAMADHQMHAEEIYVSADSIHQIQTHLAAPVIPVGTTSLRTLESLYWLGVLVAQNPETENLHVPQWLPYEAGATLPTPTAALQALSNYVQATQRDYLRATTQLLIAPGYSFKICSGLITNFHQPESTLLLLISALIGEKWRVVYEHALQHQYRFLSYGDSSLLLP; encoded by the coding sequence ATGACGGATAACCCCAAGAACTTAACTATTCAAGATTTCCGGTATCATTTACCAGATGCAGCAATTGCCCAGTATCCTTTAGTTAACCGCGATGAATCTAAGTTGTTGGTTTACCACCAAGGAGCTTTATCCGATCATATTTTTTGGGAAATTCCGGATTTACTGCCCTCGCACTCGCTGCTAGTCTTTAACGATACCAAAGTAGTGCAAGCCCGGCTATTATTTACCAAACCAACCGGCGGTACAATTGAAATTTTTTGTCTGGAACCTGTATTCCCTCATACCGAAATGCAGCAGGCTATGCTGCAAACGGGTTTTTGCACCTGGCAATGCCTGGTGGGTAACGCTAAAAGATGGAAATCGGGTACTTTACAGCTTCGTTTACCGGAGGTTACCCTGCAAGCGGAATTACAGGAGCGAGTTGCTGATGCGTATTTAATTAAATTTAGTTGGCAGCCCCAAAACTTAACTTTTGCCGAGATTCTCGAAAAAGTGGGTAAAATACCGTTACCGCCTTACGTAAACCGGACCGCGGAGGAAACGGATAAAAACCGGTACCAAACTATTTACGCTGTTTCGGCTGGTGCAGTGGCGGCTCCCACCGCCGGTTTGCATTTCACCGAAGAAGTTTTATCAGCGCTTACACAACGCCAGATTGCCCAGGTAAAAGTAACGTTACACGTAGGAGCCGGTACGTTTAAACCGGTAAAAGCCTCCGCAATGGCCGACCACCAGATGCACGCCGAAGAAATATACGTATCCGCCGATAGTATTCACCAGATACAAACGCATTTAGCGGCGCCGGTGATTCCGGTAGGTACCACTTCGCTGCGCACTCTCGAAAGTCTGTACTGGTTGGGAGTTTTAGTAGCGCAAAATCCGGAAACCGAGAATTTACACGTGCCGCAATGGTTACCATACGAAGCCGGTGCTACTTTACCTACCCCAACTGCTGCTTTGCAAGCTTTAAGCAATTACGTACAAGCTACTCAGCGCGATTATCTACGGGCCACGACGCAACTATTAATAGCGCCGGGTTATTCCTTTAAAATATGCTCCGGCCTGATTACTAACTTTCACCAACCGGAAAGTACCCTTTTGTTACTAATTTCGGCTCTAATTGGGGAGAAATGGCGAGTTGTGTACGAGCACGCACTTCAGCATCAATACCGCTTTTTGAGCTACGGCGACAGTTCTTTACTTCTCCCTTAG
- a CDS encoding S8 family serine peptidase, producing the protein MAKNVLTIGAVSAVTGGYQNPEEVKSAYFSSWGSTDDGRTRPDLVGNGVGVFSSVATSDAAYDSYDGTSMAAPNITCSMFLLQEQYAKLHQNATMRAATLKGLVIHTADEVGKAAGPDYIYGWSLLNTAKAAALILNSDATHLLAEKN; encoded by the coding sequence GTGGCCAAAAACGTATTAACAATTGGCGCCGTTTCGGCGGTAACGGGTGGATACCAGAATCCGGAGGAGGTAAAAAGCGCTTATTTTAGTTCCTGGGGATCAACCGATGATGGCCGCACTAGGCCCGATTTAGTAGGCAATGGCGTAGGCGTTTTTTCTTCGGTGGCTACTAGCGATGCCGCCTACGATTCTTATGATGGCACTTCGATGGCGGCGCCGAATATTACGTGTTCTATGTTTTTACTACAGGAGCAATACGCTAAGCTGCACCAAAATGCAACCATGCGGGCAGCTACCCTTAAAGGCTTAGTTATTCATACTGCCGATGAGGTGGGTAAAGCGGCTGGTCCGGATTATATCTACGGCTGGAGCTTGCTGAATACCGCAAAGGCGGCGGCTCTTATTCTTAATTCCGATGCTACTCATTTACTAGCTGAAAAGAATTAA
- a CDS encoding S8/S53 family peptidase produces the protein MDANDQPRYYTTFDDSKNNAKTTFAIDAASTTSTDELWQGGLLGLELAGSSTGIKGKLGIWNGGAVRNTHYELTSRITQQDKPTSQDGQDHATHVAGIMVGAGVNPRAREMAFKSVKPATGITIFRK, from the coding sequence TTGGATGCTAATGACCAACCCCGGTACTATACTACTTTCGATGATAGTAAAAATAACGCAAAAACTACTTTCGCCATCGATGCCGCTTCTACTACCAGCACCGACGAATTATGGCAAGGTGGTTTACTGGGCTTAGAACTAGCCGGCAGCAGTACCGGCATAAAAGGAAAACTGGGAATTTGGAACGGGGGAGCCGTACGAAATACCCACTACGAACTTACCAGCCGAATAACGCAACAAGATAAACCAACTAGTCAGGATGGGCAAGACCACGCCACCCACGTTGCCGGAATTATGGTAGGAGCCGGCGTAAACCCGCGAGCCAGAGAAATGGCCTTTAAATCTGTAAAGCCTGCGACTGGAATAACGATATTTCGGAAATAA
- a CDS encoding DUF2721 domain-containing protein — MEITLTTPALLFPAISMLLLAYTNRFIALASLIRNLKEQYTRTHNSLLMGQISNLRERLFLIRNMQALGIASMFLCVLCMFVLFSENQVAGKYLFGISLLLLLASLALSFREIQISVNALRLELSDLENQEDERKTYHPAR, encoded by the coding sequence ATGGAAATTACGCTTACTACGCCTGCCCTGTTGTTTCCGGCCATCTCCATGCTGCTTTTGGCGTATACCAACCGGTTTATCGCGCTGGCTTCTCTCATCCGTAATTTGAAAGAACAGTATACCCGAACGCACAACAGTTTGCTAATGGGGCAGATTAGTAATTTACGCGAGCGTTTATTTTTAATCCGGAATATGCAGGCTCTGGGTATTGCCAGTATGTTTTTGTGCGTGCTATGTATGTTCGTACTTTTTTCCGAAAATCAAGTAGCCGGCAAGTACTTATTTGGTATTAGTCTGTTGCTGCTGTTAGCTTCGCTGGCCTTATCTTTTCGCGAAATTCAAATATCGGTAAATGCTTTGCGCCTAGAACTAAGCGATTTAGAAAACCAGGAAGACGAGCGAAAGACGTATCATCCGGCCCGATAA
- a CDS encoding prephenate dehydratase has product MSNHLKVAIQGGPASFHDVVAQQYFAGQVIAIVPCMTFQRVCAAVKSREADFGVMAIENALAGSILNNYSLLQDYPVSIIGEAYLPIEQNLLALPGQSLADIKLVRSHPMALLQCTNFLEENPHIQALESADTAESAREIRENNLVGVGAIASRMAAQRYELEIVEERVENYKENYTRFMIISRKPLADKSQANKASVIFTLHHRAGELAKILDVFRDLFINLSLIQSIPILSQPTEFAILLDLEWEDYATFEEAISLITPLIVEMKILGIYQRGKR; this is encoded by the coding sequence ATGAGTAACCATTTAAAAGTAGCGATTCAAGGCGGTCCGGCCTCATTCCACGATGTAGTGGCCCAGCAATATTTTGCCGGTCAAGTCATTGCGATTGTGCCGTGCATGACTTTTCAGCGGGTTTGTGCCGCCGTTAAAAGCCGGGAAGCGGATTTTGGCGTCATGGCCATTGAAAATGCTTTAGCCGGCAGTATTCTAAATAACTATTCGCTTCTGCAGGATTATCCGGTTTCTATTATCGGTGAAGCGTATTTACCCATTGAGCAGAACTTACTAGCTCTGCCGGGCCAATCGCTTGCCGATATTAAATTAGTGCGTTCGCACCCCATGGCTTTACTGCAATGCACCAACTTCCTGGAAGAAAATCCGCACATTCAGGCTTTAGAATCGGCGGATACGGCGGAAAGCGCCCGGGAAATCCGAGAAAATAATTTAGTGGGGGTAGGAGCCATTGCCAGCCGCATGGCGGCCCAACGCTACGAGCTGGAAATTGTGGAAGAACGCGTAGAGAACTACAAAGAAAATTATACTCGGTTTATGATTATTTCGCGGAAGCCACTCGCCGATAAAAGCCAGGCAAACAAGGCTTCCGTTATTTTCACGTTGCACCACCGCGCGGGCGAGCTAGCTAAAATATTAGATGTTTTCCGGGATTTATTCATTAACTTGTCTTTAATCCAGTCTATTCCTATCCTGAGCCAACCCACCGAGTTCGCTATTTTATTAGATCTGGAATGGGAAGATTATGCCACGTTTGAAGAAGCCATCAGTTTAATTACGCCGCTGATTGTGGAAATGAAAATATTGGGAATTTACCAAAGAGGAAAAAGATGA
- a CDS encoding ABC transporter ATP-binding protein: MLQLRNLLKKYGNTVILDIPDLQLNTGIYWIKGINGAGKTTLFKVLAGLLPYQGQIFLRGETELKQALIRHRQLINYSEAEPLYPTFLTGQELVNLVAAAKKPSPAQVNELTERLQVSAFLAQPIGSYSSGMLKKLSILLAFLGKPTLIILDEPLITLDAAAITTVNQLIMEYYQKQEISFLLSSHQNFITHDLPVTATLLLENKTLSFV, encoded by the coding sequence ATGCTGCAACTGCGTAACCTATTAAAAAAATACGGTAACACCGTAATTCTAGATATTCCGGACTTGCAATTGAATACAGGTATTTACTGGATTAAAGGAATAAACGGGGCAGGTAAAACTACTCTTTTTAAAGTTTTGGCCGGCTTATTACCTTACCAAGGACAAATTTTTCTTCGGGGAGAAACGGAATTAAAACAAGCCCTAATTCGGCACCGGCAATTAATAAATTACAGCGAAGCCGAACCCTTATATCCTACTTTTTTAACGGGTCAGGAATTAGTTAACCTGGTAGCAGCGGCTAAAAAACCTTCTCCGGCTCAGGTAAACGAATTAACCGAACGTTTGCAGGTAAGCGCTTTTCTAGCCCAACCAATCGGATCGTACTCGTCGGGCATGCTCAAGAAATTATCTATTTTGCTGGCTTTTTTGGGCAAACCAACTCTTATAATTCTGGATGAACCGCTTATTACGCTGGATGCCGCGGCTATTACTACGGTGAACCAACTTATTATGGAATATTATCAAAAGCAGGAAATTAGCTTTTTGCTGTCGTCGCACCAAAATTTTATTACTCACGATTTACCGGTTACAGCTACGCTATTGCTGGAAAATAAAACTCTTTCGTTTGTTTAA
- a CDS encoding prohibitin family protein produces MILLFIGIFLLVLGLNTSKFVGPFSRSGSILKGLGGLLILFGLLFSMLVQVEAGEVGVQTLFGKVQPRILQSGLNIVNPFVEVKHIDIKTQNYTMSGVTDEGEKQGDDAIRVLSADGLEVVIDLTVLYRVLPTEAARIYRQIGLDYRNTIVRPITRTKIRDNAVYYDAVALYSSKRDEFQDRIYKSIEANFRQRGLLLEQLLVRNITLPRSVKTTIESKINAEQEAQKMQFVLQKEKQEAERRRIEAQGIADYQRIINNELSDKLLQYETIKANKEIALSPNSKVIIMGNNRGAQLLLSDK; encoded by the coding sequence ATGATACTGCTTTTTATTGGCATCTTTTTACTGGTGCTGGGTTTAAATACTTCTAAATTCGTCGGTCCTTTTTCCCGTTCCGGCTCAATTCTAAAAGGTTTAGGTGGCTTATTAATTTTATTTGGTTTGCTTTTCTCGATGTTGGTACAAGTAGAAGCCGGCGAAGTAGGTGTGCAGACTTTATTCGGGAAAGTACAGCCCCGCATTCTGCAAAGCGGATTAAACATTGTTAATCCGTTCGTAGAAGTTAAGCACATTGATATTAAAACGCAAAATTACACTATGTCGGGTGTTACGGACGAGGGTGAGAAGCAGGGCGATGACGCCATTCGGGTTCTATCAGCCGATGGTCTGGAAGTGGTGATAGATTTAACGGTATTGTATCGTGTTTTGCCCACGGAGGCGGCTCGTATTTACCGGCAAATTGGCTTAGATTACCGCAACACCATTGTCCGGCCCATTACCCGCACCAAAATTCGCGATAACGCGGTTTATTACGATGCGGTAGCCCTTTACTCCTCTAAACGCGATGAATTTCAGGATCGGATCTATAAAAGCATTGAAGCCAATTTTCGGCAACGGGGATTATTATTAGAACAACTTTTAGTCCGCAATATTACCTTGCCACGCTCGGTAAAAACTACCATAGAATCTAAAATAAACGCGGAGCAGGAAGCCCAGAAAATGCAGTTTGTGCTGCAAAAAGAAAAACAGGAAGCCGAGCGCCGCCGCATTGAAGCCCAGGGCATAGCCGATTACCAGCGCATTATCAATAACGAATTATCCGATAAATTACTGCAGTACGAAACTATTAAAGCAAATAAAGAAATTGCCTTATCGCCGAACAGTAAAGTTATAATCATGGGCAATAACAGAGGTGCGCAGCTATTGCTATCGGATAAATAA
- a CDS encoding M23 family metallopeptidase, with protein sequence MKNQVYIRRVFYILSFTLLTGLAVSCGGKPTLKALLGKQTPYEKYVQSLRMAKLHQSGLGQAWLQAGTKVLQDSLLLPIPFEETGYFRAEKPIAFSYNFKAREGESIRIAAHLKAREEVKLFLDLFEVENGYPRKVKHLESADTATLQINYRVKEDLTYLVRLQPELLRSGSYTISISSQPSLGFPVQGKGNSAIQSVWGQARDNGARRHEGIDIFAPRGTPAIAATKGTVTRVDETPIGGKVVWLSDDAANQHLYYAHLDTQLVQSGQQVVPGQVLGLVGNTGNARTTAPHLHFGIYRFGRGAVDPYPFVYTPTQKALPLQINEAHLGKWARTSKKEVNVRLSPDKKAILLTTLDQNTALQIVGGNANWYRIQLPTGQEGYIQASYLESVQKPLKSLKIPVTTEILEEPFVDGTPIDQVKANSNVTVLANYSQYLLVKTDDGTLGWLLVV encoded by the coding sequence ATGAAGAATCAAGTATATATTAGGAGAGTATTTTATATTCTCAGCTTTACTCTATTAACTGGCTTGGCCGTTTCGTGCGGAGGCAAACCCACCCTCAAAGCTTTGCTCGGCAAACAAACGCCTTACGAAAAATACGTTCAATCACTGCGTATGGCGAAACTGCACCAATCTGGTCTGGGCCAAGCTTGGTTACAAGCAGGTACTAAAGTTTTGCAGGATTCTTTGCTCTTACCCATTCCTTTTGAAGAAACCGGTTATTTTCGGGCCGAAAAACCAATTGCTTTCAGCTACAATTTTAAAGCCCGCGAGGGGGAATCTATCCGGATTGCCGCTCATCTGAAAGCCCGCGAAGAGGTAAAATTGTTTCTCGATTTATTCGAAGTAGAAAACGGTTATCCCCGCAAAGTTAAACACCTGGAATCGGCAGATACGGCTACTTTACAAATAAACTACCGGGTAAAAGAAGATTTAACCTACCTGGTACGTTTGCAACCCGAATTGCTGCGCAGCGGCAGTTATACTATTTCTATTAGCAGCCAACCTTCCCTGGGTTTCCCGGTGCAAGGCAAAGGTAACAGCGCCATTCAAAGTGTGTGGGGCCAGGCGCGTGATAACGGCGCCCGCCGGCACGAAGGAATTGATATTTTTGCCCCTCGTGGCACCCCGGCCATAGCCGCCACCAAAGGAACCGTAACCCGGGTGGACGAAACGCCTATTGGCGGCAAAGTAGTGTGGCTATCCGACGATGCCGCTAATCAACATTTATATTACGCCCACCTGGATACGCAACTGGTACAATCCGGACAACAGGTAGTTCCCGGCCAGGTTTTGGGTTTAGTGGGTAATACCGGCAACGCCCGCACCACCGCCCCTCATTTGCATTTTGGCATTTACCGGTTTGGTCGGGGGGCCGTGGACCCCTATCCTTTTGTTTATACGCCTACCCAAAAAGCTTTGCCTTTGCAAATAAACGAAGCACATTTAGGCAAATGGGCCCGAACGAGTAAAAAAGAAGTGAATGTACGCTTATCGCCGGATAAAAAAGCCATATTACTCACAACTTTAGACCAAAATACCGCTCTCCAGATTGTAGGAGGCAACGCCAACTGGTACCGAATTCAATTGCCAACCGGCCAGGAAGGATACATTCAGGCTAGTTACCTTGAATCGGTCCAAAAACCCCTGAAAAGTTTAAAAATACCGGTTACTACCGAAATTTTAGAAGAACCTTTTGTTGATGGCACCCCCATTGACCAGGTAAAAGCCAATAGCAATGTAACGGTATTAGCCAATTATAGCCAGTACTTGTTAGTTAAAACCGACGATGGCACGCTGGGCTGGTTATTAGTTGTGTAG